In the genome of Gordonia rubripertincta, one region contains:
- a CDS encoding HNH endonuclease — protein sequence MTIFVTNAGLQILARVTWRRAAVLLTTEVARNVEGTPLVRVVHSPTVSLPIHKVVAIKRDAYRPYAGKTMDSYASNATILRRDQWICAYCDGPADTVDHIVPVSQGGPSTFGNQVAACKSCNGFKANRTPRKAGMALRHAPFVYDPWAVDQKEVWEMFMLHPKTD from the coding sequence ATGACCATCTTCGTCACGAATGCGGGATTGCAGATCCTCGCGCGAGTCACCTGGCGTCGCGCGGCCGTTTTGCTGACCACCGAGGTCGCACGCAACGTCGAGGGCACCCCCTTGGTGCGCGTCGTCCATTCGCCGACCGTGTCGCTGCCCATCCACAAGGTGGTGGCCATCAAGCGGGACGCCTACCGTCCGTACGCAGGCAAGACGATGGATTCCTACGCCTCCAATGCGACGATCCTTCGTCGCGACCAATGGATCTGCGCCTACTGCGACGGTCCGGCCGACACGGTGGACCACATCGTCCCCGTATCGCAGGGCGGCCCGAGCACATTCGGCAACCAGGTCGCGGCGTGTAAGTCCTGCAACGGTTTCAAGGCCAATCGCACCCCGCGCAAAGCCGGCATGGCGTTGCGGCACGCCCCCTTCGTCTACGACCCGTGGGCCGTCGACCAGAAAGAGGTCTGGGAGATGTTCATGCTGCATCCCAAGACCGACTGA
- a CDS encoding DUF305 domain-containing protein produces the protein MTDRHPITQIAGLASLAVLLVAIGVVVGSVWSPGPQDDVKTMSAADIGFAQDMSTHHDQALLMARTIIAAPDVDPTIRGLADQLVVAQSAESATMRGWLQFFELPLTSDEPMSWMPHGDSYAHGDHSAATPDAPLMPGMASTDELGRLATLRGDEAEELFLQLMIRHHRGGLEMAQAAYNDDRSGAATKQLALNMLSDQGNEIGQMSMLLKERGAEPLPT, from the coding sequence ATGACCGACCGGCACCCCATCACGCAGATCGCCGGCCTGGCCTCGCTGGCCGTCCTGCTCGTGGCGATCGGCGTCGTCGTCGGATCGGTGTGGTCACCCGGCCCGCAGGACGACGTGAAAACGATGAGTGCCGCCGACATCGGCTTCGCACAGGATATGTCGACGCATCACGACCAGGCACTCCTGATGGCCCGCACGATCATCGCCGCACCCGACGTCGACCCGACGATCCGCGGACTGGCCGACCAGCTCGTCGTCGCCCAGTCCGCGGAGAGCGCGACCATGCGTGGCTGGCTGCAGTTCTTCGAGCTGCCGCTGACCTCCGACGAGCCGATGTCGTGGATGCCCCACGGGGATTCGTATGCCCACGGCGACCACTCGGCCGCCACGCCCGACGCACCACTCATGCCGGGCATGGCGAGCACCGACGAACTCGGCCGCCTCGCCACACTGCGGGGTGACGAGGCCGAGGAACTGTTCCTGCAGTTGATGATCCGGCACCATCGCGGCGGCCTGGAGATGGCCCAGGCCGCGTACAACGACGACCGTTCCGGGGCGGCGACCAAGCAGCTCGCCCTGAACATGCTCAGCGATCAGGGCAACGAGATCGGCCAGATGTCGATGCTGCTGAAAGAACGTGGCGCCGAACCCCTGCCCACCTGA